A segment of the Prochlorococcus marinus str. MIT 9215 genome:
TTTTTCTTATTCTTAATTCTAAGTTCCTCAATCAATTCTTTCGCTTGTTCCATTTTGGATATGCTGCTTTTGTAAATCCCAATATCTTTTTCTGCTTTATTGGCCGATAAGTTTAATTTCTCAAAAATGTCAGAGATCATCTTATTTGTATCTGATTCATTGTTCTTTTTGAGATCTTGGGCGTTTGAAATTAAAATATATATTCCTAAGTTCAAAATCCTTGAAGGGTAAAGTTTAGAATTGCTTTTTTCAATTAATAATTTCACAATATCTGTTGATGTTTTATCCTTGAATTCCTTTTGAGATTTTTGAGATATTTCATTAATTTCCTTCGCTTCAAAATTTGTAGAACTGCATAAAGATTCAAAAAGAAGATCTAAATGTTTCTCAGGTTGATATCCTTTCATTAATTCTTTGAATGTTTCGGTGAGACCAACACAAAAGAGAAAATCTTGCGTAAATTCATTTTGATGGTTTAAAAGATTTAGTTCAACAAGCATTTCATCAGCTATTCTTTTGTATAAACCCGGAATAACGTAAGGGAATTTTTCATGAAATAACTTTTTGCTA
Coding sequences within it:
- the psb29 gene encoding photosystem II biogenesis protein Psp29, which encodes MSQHTLTLLRFTYKKLKEKLTVSDSKKLFHEKFPYVIPGLYKRIADEMLVELNLLNHQNEFTQDFLFCVGLTETFKELMKGYQPEKHLDLLFESLCSSTNFEAKEINEISQKSQKEFKDKTSTDIVKLLIEKSNSKLYPSRILNLGIYILISNAQDLKKNNESDTNKMISDIFEKLNLSANKAEKDIGIYKSSISKMEQAKELIEELRIKNKKKDEN